One part of the Rhizobium rhizogenes genome encodes these proteins:
- a CDS encoding DUF2946 family protein, whose amino-acid sequence MIAKATTWQKGMRILCALALFAIGFAHRVPVAEAGFTGTEISAYMLPDGSLPDICHTFDHDDGQSHPDRHAIVPVCEVCRIVAGILLPQPTDMTGRPLLIETGEGFVADTAAFRPSVLLMSAAPRAPPISV is encoded by the coding sequence ATGATCGCAAAGGCGACGACATGGCAGAAGGGGATGCGCATTCTGTGCGCGCTTGCCCTGTTCGCCATCGGTTTCGCCCATCGCGTGCCGGTGGCAGAAGCCGGTTTTACTGGAACTGAAATCTCCGCTTATATGCTGCCGGATGGCAGCCTGCCGGATATTTGCCACACTTTCGATCACGACGATGGCCAGTCCCACCCCGACCGGCACGCAATTGTTCCCGTCTGCGAGGTTTGCCGGATCGTGGCCGGTATCCTGCTGCCGCAGCCCACCGATATGACCGGCAGGCCGCTCCTCATCGAGACCGGTGAAGGTTTCGTGGCGGATACGGCCGCATTCAGGCCATCAGTTCTTCTGATGAGCGCCGCGCCGCGCGCACCACCCATTTCCGTCTGA
- a CDS encoding DUF6386 family protein produces MRKLIHAIASLLFVAPPATAADRTVEIGTDVAGFLIFHPDDLAHRAADPIAWYAYSFAYRKESAAGRLVGFGTGSDGGFLIRLTMGQPTATEVKFAGAHWSYPLIVRHGQVYLDNTDGLPGEEKMDDPADFPDRWFSLPNGSYRVDVRAIARSRPGAPKNLPDYVVSFNPVADIAGIAIAENLPDLRQAPDWQAKPGGSQDAGFGLWQSAEPGTRSLPGLAATGDDVVPGQTYRLETTEADYESYREAMGAFRVLTFAHQPVGVLARINGASFMPKRGGRIEFSPETPVMVKATSADGQVAFDLIARPDMQASAAEVETFRALVMKAIRTAQEKPSAFEEERFAALDEPEAVTSWALMHLALPASMKIDIYRHGARERIRLITEAIENPR; encoded by the coding sequence ATGCGCAAACTGATCCACGCCATTGCATCGCTGTTGTTCGTCGCGCCGCCCGCCACGGCGGCCGATCGCACGGTCGAGATCGGCACCGATGTCGCCGGTTTCCTCATTTTCCATCCGGACGATCTTGCCCACCGGGCGGCGGATCCTATCGCCTGGTACGCCTATAGTTTCGCATACAGGAAAGAGTCCGCCGCCGGACGTCTCGTCGGTTTTGGAACGGGGTCGGATGGTGGTTTCCTGATCAGGCTGACCATGGGCCAGCCGACCGCCACCGAGGTCAAGTTTGCCGGCGCGCACTGGAGCTATCCGCTGATTGTCAGGCACGGCCAGGTTTATCTCGACAATACCGACGGGCTGCCCGGCGAGGAAAAGATGGACGATCCCGCCGATTTTCCCGACCGGTGGTTTTCCCTGCCGAACGGCTCCTATCGCGTCGATGTGCGGGCAATCGCCAGATCGCGCCCCGGCGCTCCAAAGAACCTTCCCGACTATGTGGTCAGCTTCAATCCTGTCGCCGATATTGCCGGGATCGCGATTGCTGAAAACCTGCCGGATCTGCGGCAGGCGCCTGACTGGCAGGCAAAGCCCGGCGGATCGCAGGATGCCGGTTTCGGACTGTGGCAGAGTGCCGAACCGGGCACCCGCTCGCTACCCGGACTGGCAGCGACCGGCGACGACGTGGTTCCCGGCCAAACCTACCGGCTGGAAACCACCGAGGCCGATTACGAGAGCTATCGCGAAGCGATGGGGGCGTTTCGGGTCCTGACGTTCGCGCATCAACCGGTTGGCGTGTTGGCCCGGATCAATGGCGCATCGTTCATGCCGAAGCGAGGCGGGCGGATCGAATTTTCGCCCGAAACGCCGGTGATGGTGAAAGCCACATCCGCCGATGGACAGGTGGCCTTCGATTTGATCGCCAGGCCCGACATGCAAGCCAGCGCCGCCGAGGTTGAAACATTCAGGGCATTGGTCATGAAGGCGATCCGGACAGCGCAGGAAAAACCGTCGGCATTCGAAGAAGAACGCTTCGCCGCCCTCGATGAGCCGGAGGCGGTGACCAGCTGGGCCCTGATGCATCTCGCCCTACCGGCGAGCATGAAGATCGACATATACCGCCATGGCGCTCGCGAGCGAATTCGACTGATCACGGAGGCGATCGAGAATCCGCGATGA
- a CDS encoding DUF1501 domain-containing protein — protein sequence MLCEHLSPTRRAVLGASGALFAWAFMPRFAYAAGGRDPRFVTIILRGALDGLTAAPPIGDPDYEALRQQIALRTEGDNPALELDGFFALHPSLRNFQRLYRKGEAAIVHASATGYRDRSHFDGQDVLESGFPTPGHVETGWLNRLLEQMPAGETINPVSGGGLRGLAVGASAPLVIRGKAPILGWSPAILKPADGDLAPRLADLYGQTDPMLAGLLAEGIQTGKIASGVNIKATGGPGDPAGMEQMARGAARLIAHPEGPRVAALAFEGWDTHAQEVDRLSKLLLGLDNALAAFEQELGPVWKDTAILVATEFGRTARINGTEGTDHGTATTAFLAGGSIRGGRVIADWPGLKVPQLRDGRDLAPTTDLRAIIKGLAIDHLGASSAMLDRAVFPGSEAIKPLRGLIV from the coding sequence ATGCTGTGTGAACATCTTTCCCCAACCCGCCGTGCCGTTCTCGGCGCGAGCGGCGCCCTGTTCGCCTGGGCTTTCATGCCACGCTTTGCCTACGCGGCCGGCGGGCGCGACCCGCGTTTCGTCACCATTATCCTGCGTGGCGCACTTGACGGACTGACGGCGGCGCCACCCATCGGCGACCCCGATTATGAAGCGCTGCGCCAGCAGATTGCCCTTCGGACGGAAGGCGACAATCCGGCGCTCGAACTGGACGGCTTTTTTGCCCTGCACCCGTCTCTTCGCAACTTCCAGAGGCTTTACAGAAAAGGCGAGGCAGCGATCGTGCATGCCAGCGCGACGGGATATCGCGACCGTTCGCATTTCGACGGGCAGGACGTACTCGAATCCGGATTTCCAACGCCCGGTCATGTGGAGACCGGCTGGCTGAACCGGCTGCTTGAGCAAATGCCGGCCGGTGAAACCATCAACCCTGTTTCCGGCGGCGGCCTGCGCGGCCTTGCCGTCGGCGCCAGCGCGCCGCTGGTCATTCGCGGCAAGGCGCCGATCCTCGGCTGGTCACCCGCCATTCTCAAACCCGCGGATGGCGATCTCGCGCCGCGCCTCGCCGATCTCTACGGACAGACGGACCCCATGCTGGCGGGCCTGCTCGCGGAAGGAATCCAGACCGGCAAAATCGCTTCCGGCGTTAACATCAAGGCCACCGGAGGACCGGGTGACCCTGCCGGCATGGAACAGATGGCGCGTGGCGCGGCGCGGTTGATCGCCCACCCGGAAGGGCCGCGTGTCGCAGCCCTCGCCTTCGAAGGGTGGGATACGCACGCGCAGGAAGTCGATCGGCTGTCGAAGCTTCTTCTCGGGCTCGACAATGCGCTCGCCGCCTTTGAACAGGAGCTGGGGCCGGTATGGAAGGACACGGCGATCCTCGTCGCCACCGAATTCGGCCGGACTGCGCGCATCAACGGCACGGAGGGCACCGACCACGGAACGGCGACGACCGCCTTTCTCGCGGGCGGCAGCATACGCGGCGGCAGGGTGATCGCCGACTGGCCGGGCCTGAAGGTGCCGCAACTGCGTGACGGGCGCGACCTTGCGCCCACAACCGATCTGAGGGCGATCATCAAGGGACTGGCGATCGATCATCTCGGCGCGAGCAGCGCAATGCTTGACAGGGCGGTATTCCCGGGCTCGGAGGCCATCAAGCCCTTGAGAGGGCTGATCGTCTGA
- a CDS encoding DUF1800 family protein gives MSNSREVSNSRNADAALALWRFGLGAREGDIAAISDAPRDLLRLEITERATPVPVNARLHSSADLLAALADYNRQVKAERERPAVVTASANGGEAGQAEKSMGQSSQAMATAANTMDKAGMPPNPGMQAGAKPETPASKRPYLPQQILLAETDARFNGTIHQPLIGFGERLAMFWANHFAVAISKGGDVHMLAGAFEREAIRPHLFGNFEEMLIAVETHPAMLFFLDNQQSVGPNSRANRNGKRGLNENLAREIMELHTLGVDGGYTQADVTSLARIITGWGVYRDEKHPGPMGRFYFNDNNHEPGDQTLLGITYGDNGEQQGRAALRDLARHPATARHLAYKLVRYFVSDQPPPELVARVAAAYTKSHGDLSATYLAMIDDEQSWSPALTKLRPPLDFVVAMIRSSGITPKPEQILSVLKALGQPLWNPSGPNGFPDVTAGWGSSEGLATRIDAASLFAHQISDAVDPRSFMADRMGPLLSEETRQAVQRAQTKAQGLTIAFLSPEFQRR, from the coding sequence ATGTCAAATTCCAGAGAAGTATCAAACTCCCGGAATGCGGATGCAGCGCTGGCGCTCTGGCGTTTTGGCCTTGGAGCACGGGAAGGCGATATAGCCGCGATCAGCGACGCCCCGCGCGATCTCCTGCGTCTGGAAATCACCGAACGCGCCACGCCCGTGCCGGTGAATGCCCGATTGCACTCCAGCGCCGACCTGCTTGCGGCACTTGCCGATTATAACCGGCAGGTGAAGGCGGAAAGGGAAAGACCGGCTGTGGTTACAGCCTCCGCCAATGGCGGCGAAGCCGGGCAGGCTGAAAAATCCATGGGGCAGTCATCGCAGGCAATGGCGACGGCCGCAAATACGATGGACAAGGCGGGTATGCCGCCCAACCCGGGCATGCAGGCCGGGGCGAAACCGGAGACCCCCGCTTCGAAAAGACCGTATCTTCCCCAGCAAATCCTGCTTGCGGAGACGGATGCCCGCTTCAACGGCACGATACATCAGCCGCTGATCGGTTTTGGCGAACGGTTGGCAATGTTCTGGGCCAATCATTTCGCGGTGGCGATCAGCAAGGGAGGCGATGTCCACATGCTGGCCGGCGCCTTCGAGCGGGAGGCAATTCGCCCGCATCTCTTCGGAAATTTCGAAGAGATGCTCATCGCGGTCGAGACCCACCCGGCAATGCTGTTCTTTCTCGACAACCAGCAATCGGTCGGACCGAACTCGAGGGCCAACAGGAACGGCAAGCGCGGCCTCAACGAAAATCTGGCGCGCGAAATCATGGAGCTTCATACGCTCGGCGTGGATGGCGGCTACACGCAGGCGGACGTGACTTCGCTGGCCCGGATCATTACCGGCTGGGGTGTCTATCGCGATGAAAAACATCCCGGTCCGATGGGCCGCTTCTATTTCAACGACAACAATCACGAGCCGGGCGACCAGACGCTGCTGGGCATCACCTATGGCGACAACGGCGAACAGCAGGGACGCGCTGCATTGCGTGATCTGGCCCGGCATCCGGCAACAGCGCGTCACCTTGCCTACAAGCTGGTGCGATATTTCGTGAGCGACCAGCCGCCTCCGGAACTGGTGGCGAGGGTGGCCGCCGCCTATACCAAAAGCCATGGCGATCTTTCCGCCACCTATCTGGCGATGATCGATGACGAGCAGTCCTGGAGCCCGGCCCTTACCAAGCTCAGGCCGCCGCTGGACTTTGTGGTGGCCATGATCCGCTCCAGCGGGATCACGCCGAAACCCGAGCAAATCCTGTCGGTGCTCAAGGCTCTGGGGCAGCCGCTGTGGAATCCATCCGGGCCGAACGGCTTTCCCGATGTGACCGCCGGCTGGGGATCGTCGGAAGGGCTGGCGACCCGCATCGATGCCGCCAGTCTTTTTGCCCATCAGATATCCGATGCGGTCGACCCCCGCAGTTTCATGGCAGACCGGATGGGGCCACTTTTGTCCGAAGAAACCAGGCAGGCCGTCCAGCGTGCGCAGACCAAGGCGCAGGGACTGACGATCGCATTCCTTTCACCCGAATTCCAGAGGCGTTGA
- a CDS encoding periplasmic heavy metal sensor: MSEQNFRWLAILLLSVNTFLVCAFAGAGYAYLKNDTAAAISRMPLAGEQLPKAEKEAFQRSLSDARKTMRETSLEARQARIEAASLMGAENFDAAALSTALERARKAEYAVRTATELQAVEFSRTLSLDARRKLAEGLLAREAPKPATK; this comes from the coding sequence ATGAGCGAACAGAACTTCCGCTGGCTGGCGATCCTTCTTCTGAGCGTAAACACGTTTCTTGTCTGTGCTTTCGCCGGAGCGGGTTACGCATACCTGAAAAACGACACCGCTGCCGCAATATCACGCATGCCGCTCGCAGGCGAGCAATTGCCGAAAGCCGAGAAGGAAGCGTTTCAACGCAGCCTCAGCGACGCACGCAAGACCATGCGGGAAACCTCGCTTGAGGCACGCCAGGCCCGCATCGAGGCCGCATCGCTGATGGGTGCCGAGAACTTCGATGCCGCCGCGCTTTCGACCGCGCTGGAACGTGCCCGCAAGGCCGAATATGCCGTGCGCACGGCAACGGAACTGCAGGCGGTGGAGTTCTCACGCACGCTTTCCCTTGATGCACGCCGCAAGCTGGCTGAGGGACTGCTTGCCCGCGAGGCGCCGAAACCTGCCACGAAATAA
- a CDS encoding RNA polymerase sigma factor has translation MVDDPDADLLMEVAAGGSRAMQALITAKLPRIMALATRMLGDQAEAEDIAQETFLRIWKQAGSWQRDRAKFDTWIHRVALNLCYDRLRKRREIPVSEPPEQIDTRPLPDGSDALAGSDGNIVAHALQAISARQREAIILVYYQEMSNREAAEVMHISVDALESLLARGRRALHTILKRHEE, from the coding sequence ATGGTAGACGACCCGGACGCAGATTTGCTTATGGAGGTCGCGGCGGGTGGCAGCCGCGCGATGCAGGCCCTGATAACGGCCAAACTGCCGCGGATCATGGCACTTGCAACCCGTATGCTGGGCGACCAGGCGGAAGCGGAAGATATCGCGCAGGAGACGTTCCTGCGAATATGGAAGCAGGCCGGGAGCTGGCAGAGAGACCGCGCGAAGTTCGATACATGGATCCACCGCGTCGCACTCAATCTTTGCTATGACAGGCTGCGAAAACGCAGGGAAATACCGGTTTCGGAACCGCCCGAACAGATCGATACGCGTCCGTTGCCGGATGGCTCGGACGCCCTTGCGGGCAGCGACGGCAATATCGTCGCGCATGCCCTGCAAGCCATATCGGCCCGGCAGCGGGAGGCGATTATTCTGGTCTACTACCAGGAGATGTCGAACCGTGAGGCCGCCGAAGTCATGCATATCAGCGTGGATGCGCTTGAGAGCCTTCTCGCACGCGGACGCCGGGCGCTCCACACGATATTGAAGAGGCACGAAGAATGA